In Gammaproteobacteria bacterium, the genomic window AGTTGGCGTACCACTAACGCCCAACATCTCGCCCATAGCCATATGCTGTTTGACAGGGTTACTACAATCCTTGCGTGGAAGAGTTACACCCGATTTAGAATCTGTCAACGCCTGTTTTTGATCATCCGAGCACCACACCGTCACCGCCTTGTAATAAGAGGAGGTGTTCACCCCGGAACGTGGGTAAAACAAATAACGCACCTTGATACCCAAGGCATTCAATTCATCCATTTCACCATGCAGCTTACGACAATAGCCACAATCAATATCAGTAAAGACCGTGATCGTGTGATCAGTCTTTTCAGGGGCAAAGATAATCATCTTATCCTCACCAATCGCATCAACAGCACCAACTC contains:
- a CDS encoding thioredoxin fold domain-containing protein; amino-acid sequence: MKKTFILALLLVSQTLLAASDDAAVRAALRSINPGVQPSSVTPSSVNGLYEVVNGPRLFYVTSDGKYMIQGDVIDIKKRENITEARRVDIRVGAVDAIGEDKMIIFAPEKTDHTITVFTDIDCGYCRKLHGEMDELNALGIKVRYLFYPRSGVNTSSYYKAVTVWCSDDQKQALTDSKSGVTLPRKDCSNPVKQHMAMGEMLGVSGTPTILLENGRIIPGYVPAKRLLKIMEKER